In Biomphalaria glabrata chromosome 11, xgBioGlab47.1, whole genome shotgun sequence, the following proteins share a genomic window:
- the LOC129921584 gene encoding uncharacterized protein LOC129921584, translating to MDLVQALLVSTALLSSWVIHSQDLTILCQNNTIVSAFNISAKDYTMLEGCFSADTNYTCNSTLSGNHYITRLSELANSTTIDADYVCALHLSPGLVCHNNMTLPQHCVSSVTSAHQSHAMCDTHNVTFILLSSYEAVELQLSGISQNITCPPKKSTAVPTYTTPASLITTALVTVAVTTPLSATSSSNDDNKTDIIVGVVIPLVVIAVVIIILIFVHRKYNLTRILLECREHKLKRSITKKVDTSQTTLAELPAYSSLELGVFDGNHPNYTSLSPTQVNDGDTYENSNKEQETRQVSQSYDNVSSRDVVIESNNIGVYINNDTQPKADAQDTNEAYDFVTKPIVEEPQPEDRTSCLYSNELKDHIYKND from the exons ATGGATTTAGTCCAAGCTTTATTGGTCTCGACAGCACTATTGTCCTCGTGGGTCATTCACTCACAAGACTTGACCATTTTATGTCAAAACAACACAATAGTTTCAGCATTTAACATTAGCGCCAAGGACTACACCAT GCTGGAGGGGTGTTTTAGTGCGGACACGAACTATACCTGTAATAGTACTTTATCAGGAAACCACTACATTACGAGACTATCAGAGTTAGCTAACAGCACCACTATAGATGCGGACTACGTGTGTGCCCTCCATCTAAGCCCTGGCTTAGTGTGCCATAACAACATGACCTTACCCCAGCATTGTGTCTCCAGCGTCACGTCGGCACATCAGAGTCACGCCATGTGTGACACACACAACGTGACATTTATCCTTCTGTCTTCGTATGAGGCAGTTGAGCTCCAGCTGTCCGGCATCTCTCAAAACATCACCTGCCCTCCCAAAAAGAGCACAGCTGTGCCAACATATACTACGCCTGCTTCTCTGATCACCACAGCTTTAGTTACAGTAGCTGTGACTACACCACTGTCTGCTACCTCTTCCAGCAACGATGATAACAAAACAGACATTATTGTTGGCGTAGTAATTCCATTAGTCGTAATAGCGGTAGTTATCATCATTTTGATATTTGTCCATAGAAAATATAACTTGACTAGAATTTTACTCGAGTGCAGGGAACACAAACTTAAGAGAAGTATTACCAAAAAAGTAGATACTTCCCAAACGACTTTGGCCGAATTACCAGCGTACAGCTCCCTGGAACTCGGCGTTTTTGACGGGAACCATCCGAACTACACCAGCTTGTCCCCAACTCAGGTTAACGATGGCGACACCTATGAAAATTCGAATAAAGAACAGGAAACTCGCCAAGTCTCTCAGAGCTATGACAATGTTAGCAGCCGAGACGTCGTCATAGAGTCCAATAATATCGGAGTGTATATAAATAATGATACACAGCCAAAGGCAGATGCCCAAGACACTAATGAGGCATATGATTTTGTAACAAAGCCAATTGTGGAAGAACCGCAGCCCGAAGACCGGACGAGTTGTTTGTATTCTAATGAGCTGAAGGATCACATTTACAAAAACGATTGA
- the LOC106063791 gene encoding uncharacterized protein LOC106063791, with amino-acid sequence MATKITLTATKITHTATKITHTATQTVEPFSNSIISNSTLDNSTVSSNPPKEAPSFRFELTSILTIAVPAALLMIILLALVCRRRRRRRKSLSRSLSYSNTFAKSSASSRGRSQSTSQSPSTPTSPISDISDIFKPMVPSKPPPCGVGTGYVNTNHGDYEEVRTTNRECQPSSEYDVPKTTNSKRVRGSQSSFSVTFAGSHTYIDLTDEPLEEATDPDYVDLIDCLEECPAYVNGPAIQPNESEIYSRPIIIAT; translated from the coding sequence ATGGCAACAAAGATAACCCTTACGGCAACAAAGATAACCCATACGGCAACAAAGATAACCCATACGGCAACACAGACTGTAGaaccattctctaatagcatcATTTCAAATTCTACACTCGATAACAGCACAGTCAGCAGTAATCCACCCAAGGAGGCACCATCATTCAGATTTGAATTAACTAGTATACTCACAATAGCTGTTCCAGCCGCACTCTTGATGATAATACTTCTGGCTCTCGTCTGCAGAAGGCGCAGGCGCAGAAGAAAGTCGTTGAGTCGTTCGCTATCATATTCAAACACCTTCGCCAAAAGCTCCGCGAGTTCAAGAGGCAGATCTCAGTCGACTTCCCAAAGCCCCAGCACACCAACGTCACCAATATCGGACATTTCAGACATATTCAAACCGATGGTGCCTAGCAAGCCGCCTCCTTGCGGCGTAGGGACCGGCTACGTTAATACAAATCATGGTGATTATGAGGAGGTGAGAACTACAAACCGCGAATGTCAACCATCTAGTGAGTACGATGTTCCAAAAACAACCAACAGTAAACGTGTGCGCGGATCACAGAGCTCTTTCAGCGTTACGTTCGCTGGGAGTCATACTTACATTGACCTGACCGACGAGCCATTAGAAGAAGCAACGGACCCTGACTACGTTGATCTTATAGACTGTTTGGAGGAATGCCCCGCGTACGTCAATGGCCCGGCTATACAACCAAATGAATCAGAAATCTACAGTCGTCCAATTATCATCGCTACATGA